The Coffea arabica cultivar ET-39 chromosome 9c, Coffea Arabica ET-39 HiFi, whole genome shotgun sequence nucleotide sequence ATAGACAcacatcaaaatcacatatttactttaataattcacaatatgtatccaacaaataaataaatttatttcgTAAACAATGATTTCATTATTTTTGGACAATAAGTTATTAACTTTCGAAAAAAATTTTActtcccaaatttttttttgtttctgaaAATAATTTATAAACAAATACGCAACACTTAACGTAAAAATATCATAATCATCAAATGAGACCCGCAACCAGGTTTTTTTCTTCTTGGATGTCTATTCTGCGGGTAATGGCCACCATCATAATTATTACGATCCTATTATGGGAGAAGATATAATTATTGGGTGTAATAAAGAATAATACACCCTTCATTACATTTCATTGTGGATGCCCGGACACCAATTCCTagagattgaaaaaaaaaaaaaaactattcaaaCCAACTGATATAAATCAAATGGAATATTTTGGAAAATGGATTACAtaaaaaattggtcaaatgcACAAATTGTTCATCTAAAATTGTGAGTTCTGATTCCATTAGTAGCTTTTTAATTTTGACATATTACCCAATATTTTATAACTTAATCCGAACTGCTCGATCGAATTGATTGAATAGTGGACTGGATTGTTTTCTGAGATGAGCTAAGGCTCAAGTCTTGATGAGTAAGAAAACCATACTAGATTTACTAAAaccaataaatttgtttaattGGAGAGGAAACAGTAAATCCGGCTCAagattttttcctttcaaaaatgATGACAAATCCGGATATGCTTCAagaatatttgaattatttgaaggaacaaacaaaagaagacAAAGGAATTTCAAATCAAGGACCCACAACAGCGGGATCCACTACGGCAGAAGAATCTTCGTCATCACCCAATCAAACGTCCGACCCTTTTGGTGGACCATGCGCTCAAGATCCGTATGACTACTAAAGGCTATGGGCAACATTTCAAAAGGCTACGAATTACTCCATCCAATCAAATGAAGCTTTCAAGATTGCGAAGATAAGAAGATAAGattcaaatgaaataaaaatgaaatgcacattTCAATTCATGTATAAATAGATGTAGGATTTCACAAGACAGGCATCGATCAATCTATGTGATCTGAGCCTTCTTTATTGTAAACCACCTCTTACTTCtcatagtttccaataaagtCAAAGCTTTCATTCATATTGGCTTCCACTCCCCACACTTATTTTAATCCAAGAACTTTAATTACAAGTGAGTCCttaattctctctctctccattttCTTTCAACAAGCCTAATTTCAATAATTTATTTCTATTTATATTTCATTATCATGCCTGGgctggttctggttctggtatcagagcctggtCAGAAATTGTTTTAATTAAAGTTACTGTTTATGCTATATTTTGACTGTTTTCTATGCTGTGTTGGTAAGCCATTGAGACTTAGTGAGACCGTTGGTAAGCCTAGAGAGTTGGTGTTCCCGACATAAGACTCTGGTGTTCCCATAAGATAAATGAATAGAAGAGATTAGCAAAAATGGCAGCTAAATTAAAACGATGGATGACTAGATCTGATTCAAAGAATTCAGACTTGGTGTTAAGTAATGAAGTTAAGATGGAAATAGATAATTCAAATTGGACTATACCTgaacaaaaaattgaagaaatttacaaagtaggattatttgattttaaaGTAGCAATGACTATAAAAATACATGAAGAAACACGATCTGTAAATGAACAATTTCAAACTATACATTTGTTAAATGACCAATCATTACAAAAATACATTAATAATGGATATAGATATATTCACATAGGTTTGGTACAAGTAGCCGTAAAACCTTTAGTTCATATGGGAGTTGATGCTCCGATCTTTATGGCATTAAGAGATGATGTCTTTTGGCGCCCCATCATCTTTCTGTCCTTTTCTTCCCACTTTTGGGCggaaaatttttcaacaattggaGGGAGACTTTTATCCGTTCATTTCACTTCTCTTCTGTACTTGTTAAACtctcaaaaggaaagaaatggcTGTCCTTTCTCTCTGAATACTTTCTTTTCTGTCCATTTCACCCTATCCAAATGAAGCCCTCTACGGCCGGGTATCCGACCATGCCTAACCTTACTAAATTCTAATTAAACCAGCCCAGATGTACTTTTCTtcattaaaagagaaaaaaaataaaaacactgGCCCACTCCAATATCATCTGACATTTGGGCAGGCTCCTGCTCTCTTCTACATTTTTCTGACCTTTTGCTATGAGATCCTTATACTTACTTTTGAGTTTAAAAGCTACCCCATTGTTGTTTAAcattagtttttatcattttaccTTTTAAAATTACAGTTTAACTctcaattatttaaaattttcaaagtttttgaataaatttcacattttttaCCCAGTGAACCATTTTTAAGCTATCTATAACTGTAGCTTAATTTTTAGACAACTTTGCATTTTTTTATTCATGAATTCACaagtattatatatttatatcatTAAAATTTAATGTTTATCAAAGCTAAATCCATTtctattttatctttttctttcgtATCACTCATATTTGCTACAAtgtaattttcttcttgattttaaaTATCTTGTGAttgtaaatatatatttacTTAATTTATTATGTttcaacttctaattatcttctTCAATTTATGAACCAAAGTATACTAACGTTGTCCCAAGAGTGTTGAGTTAGATGATAAAATAAGAGGGATTGTAAATAGAAGATCGTAAATTCAAAACTTCCTACTCAAAaacaataatgaaaaaaaaaatgtcgttCATTGATCAATCAAGTATAAGATTTACGCAACTCATTTTAGTAGTACGTGACTACATGTAGTATACATGATAATACAAATACTATATTAATTATTAATGACATATTGATGACATCACATGTCAACAACAACTCATCACGGTTAGTCTAATGGTTGAATTAGTAACCATTAAAACTACCCATTATTGACAATGAAcaggaatgaaaaaaaaaataaagaaagaaggaTGGAACAAGGAGCGAGAGCCGCTGGGCAGGGGGACGGCTTGATGAGAAAAGGGGAGGAAGCTGTGGTTGGCCTTCGGAAGTGGTAGGCAACTGCTTTGGCTTGTAGCTGTGGCGTTGTCATTTGCTGGGAAATTTTTACCACTGCAACTGCAAGATGTTTTATGCCACGCCAAAATTTAGCAGTGTTAGCAATTGGTGCCAACTAATATCACACACCAAAATTCAGGCTGGCATTTATGGTGGCATTGTAACACTGCCTTGGCTAATTACAGTAAGCATGAACATTATTGAATCGTGGTAATTCTACAGCAGTCAAAGATTGCTGACTACTTAccccaaaaaaccaaaaaaacaaaaagattgCTGACTTTTTTCTTGTGAAAGAACAGAATGGCATTGATGATCAACTAACCGTATTACAAGACTGGTTTATGTATGGCCATCTCGGGACAAACAATACTGATGATCAATGGGCATGTATGTACCtaaaaaatttgatcaataataACCTCGAGAAGCTGAAATTGTAACTGGATATGACCTGATCCAAACTGTTCAAATTTCTATTTACTCTCTCTGTCCCATATATTTTGTCATGTTCGGGAATATGTACTTTTTATGCATAATACACTTCATCAAaaagtttttccttttgtttcatttttatcCTTAATCACGTGCAGTTCAAAGTAAAAGGTAAAAAGCAATCCCATCACATTCATCTTTATGTATCATTAATGAAAGGCATAAGAGAAATTTCAAAGTATAAAATAGTTTGAAATGTCAAACGGACAAATATTTTGGGAcagtcaaaaaaagaaaagtacggCGCTTTCAATAAGACGGAGGGAGGGAGTAGTTTTTACTATAAAAAGACGGGAGATCAACCAACTTCTGAATCAAATCCGGCGGTAATTAACATGGGCTAATAAATTTGATACAGAAAAGTTGGTGAGAGCAATTCTACATATTGAAGCCAGTTTGCACTTTGCAGGTTTAGACGAGTGGGGTGTTTTCACCAAATTATTAGGATGGAGTACTCCTTCGGGGTCATCCTGACCATCTTCACTGTAGCCCTTTGCATCTCCATATTCTTcaaatttctcttcaatttcacctttgataatcacaagaacaagagaaaaaagCTTCCTCCCCCACCAGAACCATCCCCTCTTTTAATTGTACTGAAAAATATACTGACATTCCTATTGCAATATCAAAAGAATGCATGTTTTAATCTTGAAACTGTACTCCAGGACCTTAAGAAAAAACATGGTCCTATATTCCTTGTGAGGATTTTAGGTGCTAGATCACACATAGTCATTTGTAGCCACTCCTTAGCCCGCCAAGCTCTTGTCGAGAAGAGTACCATCTTTTCCAATCGTCCAACACCAAATCGACCCAAATTACACAAAATCATAAGCAGTAGCAACGGCACCACATGGCACCTCCTTCGTCGCAACCTCAGCTCAGAAATGTTCGGTGCATCCTGCATCAGGGCCTACTCTGATACCCGGCTACACGTCCTTGGCAATCTGGTTGAAAAAGTCGTTAGCCAATCAAACCAGCCCATCAATGTGATGGAAAATCTGAGGTTTTCCGTGTTTAGTTTGCTTGTAATTATGTGTTTTGGTGATCACAAGCTCGACGAGGACAAAGTTAAAGAATTCGAGAGTGTGCAACTTCTACTGTTGGTTAGACATGCTTGGCTAAATTTGTTCGACTTCTGGCGCGGACTCAGGAAAATATTGTTCGGCAAGCAATTGGAAGAGTTCAACCGAGCTCGGAGAGATCAAGAAAACATGTTTTTACCACTTATTAGAGCTCGAAGAATGGCCAAACAAGGACCAAATGAAGATGACCAAGATCAACCTCGGGCATATGTGGATACTTTGTTTGATCTTCAACTGCCTGATGAGAAGAGGGCTTTCACTGATAAGGAAATAGTGAGCCTATGCGGAGAGTTCCTGAATGCGGGCACTGATACTATTGCCGCAGCATTGGAGTGGATCATGGCCAACTTAGTGAAAAATCCTGAGATTCAAGACAAGCTCTATCAAGAGATAGCAGGAGTTGTTGGAGAGCCGCCACAACTTCTGAAACCATCCTCATTGGTCAATGCTGGAGTGGTGAAAGAGAGAGATTTGGAGAAGATGCCTTACTTAAAAGCAACAATTTTAGAAGGTTTAAGGCGTCATCCTCCGGGGCACTTTCTGTTACCCCATTGGGTGACAGAAGATGTTGAGTTAGACAACTACACAATCCCAAAAAATGCTTCTGTGAATTTCATGCTAGCTGAAATCAGTCGGGACCCGATGGTATGGGAAAACCCTATGGAATTCCCGCCAGAGAGGTTCTTGTCAACCAGCTTTGCTGCTGCCCATGATAATGAGCTTGATAGCCCTCAAATGTTGGACATGATCAAGGGGAATAGAGAAATGAAGATGATGCCATTTGGAGCTGGAAGAAGAATGTGTCCAGGCTCCAAGTTTTCACTGCATCATTTGGAGTACTTTGTGGCCAATTTGGTTTGGTACTTTAACTGGAAAGCTGTTGATGGGATTGGCGTCGATCTATCAGAGAAGCATACTTTCACTGTTGTCATGAAGAATCCACTCCGGGCTGATATCTttcccagagctaaatcagtttGATCTGCATCGATCTTTGCTTGTACACGCCATGCATTGTCTTGTTCTAAGGTTTCGCATTCCTCTCATTATTTCTCGTTTGCATCATTAAACTATAGTATCACCTTGTTCTTTGAAATTGCTCTTATAAAAGGGATTTACCACAATAGTATCAACTTGTTTGTGCTATGATCCAGCTTGTGTAATAACACAAGTTATTTGAAAATGATGCAGTAGCAGAAGCGTaggaaatgaagggatttcaCAAACACCCTCTCAACCAAAATCGTTACTCGAACGAGACACGGCCATGAATCATAAACTCATGAAAATGAGAGAAAACTCTCACAATTGATAAACAGCAACCAACAATATAtttattttggaggaaaatGTCTTGTATTTTCTAGTTACAAAAGTCCTAACTATGCCAATTTATAGGTTACAATAAGTCCTATTTTAAAAAGGAAACAAACACCACTAAAACCCTAATAAACAGTGCTACGTTATTTGGCTGGGATGACCTCTGACGATGTTTGGTCATATGTTGAGTTCAATAATCACCATCCATCTTAGTAGCTCTGCAAGCCAAATAGGAACCAAAATGTGGCAGGCCATATGAGTATATGACGAGTACCGTGCCGAGTGCCCGACTCGACTTGAATCAGCTCCATTCGTGTTAACCTTTTCTCTATCGACACCACACCAAGAACAGTAATAAagattaaagcaaataaactaCAACTAAGAATACTACTAAAATACTACGACTACCAACTTTATTTACATCTAATTAACTCTTGGGTAGCCCTAAGGATATGGGACAATGGATTGAAGAACTAAGGGTTCCTTAAACCGTATCAGAAAACCTACCACCAATATTAAGGAAGGGTACAATAAAGGAAGAAGAATCATACAAATGAAAAGATACAAAAAAATGTACAGTCTCAATCAATTAAGCCTACGTCGAAAACTATTATCATTATTAAGATGATAacaaagtaaaaggaattattCCAAAAATCCCAAAACAGATAAGAAACGTAACAAGAAAGGACTCAATATGTACATGGAGGATTCCCTAATTGAACTCTCTGTGCGCGATGTCTTTTTTGGTGCTGCTTGGTGCATTCCATATCCTCTGTACAGGCAAATTTTCTTCACGTGAAGCCAGTAAATGTACAAATTTTGAAAGAACATGGCTGCTCAAACTTGATGACCATAATGGGCTCCATGCATTTGCATTCCATTCAGATTACGTGCCCACATGATTCGTGCAGAAAAATGCATGTATCTCGAATTTTGCCAAGAATGGCAAGGGTGAGAATTTTTCATAGTTCACAATAATTTGACATGAATAGTACTATCACTGATTGAAATGTACTGTATGCGCAgcaaattttagtcaaaaatCTCAGCAGATGACAGAGGCACGTATCTTCTAAGGGTTCGTTTTATTAGGCATTGAGCTGTCATGAAATGGACGAGGAGAGTGGAGTGCAGTTCAGCAATCAaattgaattgctatttttagaatTGTTTGTAGGAAAATATGACGTACGTTAAGTAAAATGGTAATTAGAAAATATGTtcatagataaaaaaaaaattttgacagaaaaTCATAATCCAAACAAGGCTTTATAAGTTGTCTAATCTTTTCTCGTGTTTCGTTCCCTGCTGGCTTGTGTATATCCATAACCATAGCTATTTACTTTGTATAGGAGTTGAGATGATCTGCAATGAGCTTTTACGCGTAGGCTGTTTGATCATTTTTATTATCCTATTTTATGTCAGTGATTTTTTCACagaccaagaaaataaaaaaatagctagagatttgtttttcttttcaaactATTTATGAAAGACAATAATGGTATTTAGAATAAATTCTGGTTTGGACCTTTAAAGAAAGAGGCACTTTCATTTTAGGTCTTAAACTTCACTTTCGAGCATTATGCTTTcttaaaatatgaaattcaTCTCACTTATTTTTAATCCATCCTATTTAATTAGTCTTTAAACATCATATTTGAATACGTTATCCCCTTCTTAAGTATGGATTTCATCTTATTTTAATCCTCATCACTTGTCTAATATTTCGTTAATTAATTTTGACAACATACATCCTTGTCAGCCTGTGTGTTAAGGGCCTGgcaaattttaagaaataaattgtgtcaattttagaaaattccTTTTCCCCTTATTATTGCCATCCctcaatttttataaaaaaaaaaaaatattcttttcttttaatattGCCCCTATATATGTTATGAAAAATCCTTATCTCCCTTAACATTAATTACCTTCCTAAACAACCAAACAATTTCTTTGATACGTGTCTCCTATGATACAAAATATATTGTTTTAGAGCTCTTAAAGcacaaaatattattattattgcttcTTAGACaagaaataactttaaaaaCTTTACAACCAATTAAAAAAAGCTCATAATGCAAGCATGATCTTAAATCAAATTTATCTTTGCATGCATAATAATGACATCATCTTAAATCTCCAATACTGCATTGGCCATATATTCTACCTCAGCCGCTGCTCGTCGCTCGTACcatctgcttttttttttttttttttttgtgggtatTTTAGGAatcatagtctagttttttattTGAAGAAGTTCCAATTTGGTTGAAACCTGGGTTAAGGTTATACTCTTGGCGTCAGCAATGCAAATCAAAATGAGTTACATAGTTCTGACATTTGCAAGTTCACACGAGTAAGAAGTTGAAACCTTCCAGATCAGGCAGGgaaaacggggcgggggacgcaGGGAAAGGGTGAGAAATAGGAAGGAGAAGGGGACaaaaggaggagttggccataGCCGTGTCGATGCCGGAGTTCGAGCCGGTGATGGTGGCGGCGTTGCCGCGCGAGCGGTGGTGTGCTCGTCACCTCGTTGTCGTTGTCTTCATCATATTGTTCTCCATGTTTTGAGTTTAATTTTGATTATCTTTTTAAACAAAACATAATTTATGTTTGTGTTTTAATTGTGTATGATGCGCCGGAACCTGCCAGTGTGGGACTTCGGGTATGGACGGTCAGTAGTCTTGCCACATGTATTTAGGAGGAGATGGGACTTAATTTCTTGGTGTAACTCCGCTGCTTAAGTGAGTAAGAGCACAGAGCAAAATGAAAGTAAATAGTCAAAAGAAATTCGAtccgtcccattttgatagttttagttttttttcacacaatttaaaaaaaatagttaattttattgaaataataaatttaaattactatttttctaaattattattacattaaatagagtataattttatattaattatttatgaAAACTTGAACTGATAGTTTACAAGAGCTTGAATTGACGATCAAGAAAAAATCAATCCTCATTTTACATTATTATTTCACATTTTCTCTTGAAAGAATAACAAAGCTGgcttttcatatatcaatatGTTTTGAAAAATCTAAATGTATTAAATGGGGTAATTTaacaatctatattaaataaaatagtTTATATCAATAACAGcatacattgaataagggtattttagataaattaaaatataactacaTTTTGTCAATTGGAAAATAGACTACAATTTGAGAccgacgaaaaaggaaaactggactattaaagtgggacggagTAAGTAATGAATAGTGTGTGTTTCTTAGGAGTTGTGAGGAGTATTTTtattagggataattgcagaaacctcctctGAGATTTCTGACACGTGCACTGACTTCTcctgtggtttgaaaaattgcactgacctcccctaaacttactaatcctttgcaaattcagtccaaacgattaaaatattgttttagggagtgaaat carries:
- the LOC113708795 gene encoding cytochrome P450 89A2; translated protein: MEYSFGVILTIFTVALCISIFFKFLFNFTFDNHKNKRKKLPPPPEPSPLLIVLKNILTFLLQYQKNACFNLETVLQDLKKKHGPIFLVRILGARSHIVICSHSLARQALVEKSTIFSNRPTPNRPKLHKIISSSNGTTWHLLRRNLSSEMFGASCIRAYSDTRLHVLGNLVEKVVSQSNQPINVMENLRFSVFSLLVIMCFGDHKLDEDKVKEFESVQLLLLVRHAWLNLFDFWRGLRKILFGKQLEEFNRARRDQENMFLPLIRARRMAKQGPNEDDQDQPRAYVDTLFDLQLPDEKRAFTDKEIVSLCGEFLNAGTDTIAAALEWIMANLVKNPEIQDKLYQEIAGVVGEPPQLLKPSSLVNAGVVKERDLEKMPYLKATILEGLRRHPPGHFLLPHWVTEDVELDNYTIPKNASVNFMLAEISRDPMVWENPMEFPPERFLSTSFAAAHDNELDSPQMLDMIKGNREMKMMPFGAGRRMCPGSKFSLHHLEYFVANLVWYFNWKAVDGIGVDLSEKHTFTVVMKNPLRADIFPRAKSV